From the genome of Clostridium sp. BNL1100, one region includes:
- a CDS encoding acyltransferase domain-containing protein, translating into MKKPIVFMFSGQGSQYYNMGKELFLNNPLFKEWMLKLDKIYYNLCGSSVIDQIYYSNNIKEQFYNILYTHPAIFMVEYSLAQVLLHNGIYPEYVLGASLGEFAACAVSGVVDFPEAMECIYQQAQIIKENCCEGRMLAVLNNYLSFYDISVLHDNSELASVNFQSHFVVSGGIESISKIQKYLKENKCAHQLLPVKYAFHSSLIESAASDYRLFIKNKIFKNPQVNYISCICNKNNSPCDMEFLWDVVRYPMDIRNAVLNIMNKEELIYIDIGPMGTLGNFIKYNIGTKYKSQIFKIITPYSDDNKQLEDKTLKVLKDRDV; encoded by the coding sequence ATGAAGAAACCAATAGTTTTTATGTTCTCCGGGCAAGGATCACAATACTATAATATGGGAAAAGAACTATTCCTCAATAATCCCCTATTCAAAGAATGGATGCTTAAACTCGATAAAATTTATTATAACTTGTGCGGCAGCTCCGTGATAGATCAAATTTATTACAGTAATAATATTAAGGAACAATTTTACAATATATTATATACACACCCTGCTATATTTATGGTAGAGTACTCACTTGCTCAAGTCCTTCTGCATAATGGTATCTACCCTGAATACGTTTTGGGGGCCAGCCTTGGTGAGTTCGCAGCTTGTGCTGTTTCAGGTGTTGTGGATTTCCCTGAGGCAATGGAATGCATATACCAACAGGCACAAATAATCAAAGAAAACTGTTGTGAAGGAAGGATGCTGGCAGTATTAAATAACTACCTTTCGTTCTATGATATTTCTGTTTTACATGATAATTCTGAATTAGCTTCCGTAAACTTTCAATCACATTTTGTAGTTTCAGGCGGTATTGAGTCAATATCTAAGATTCAAAAATATTTAAAAGAAAATAAATGCGCACATCAACTATTACCGGTAAAGTATGCTTTTCATTCTTCCTTGATTGAATCGGCAGCATCAGACTATAGACTATTTATAAAAAATAAAATCTTTAAAAACCCACAAGTTAATTATATTTCATGTATCTGCAATAAAAACAATTCGCCATGTGATATGGAATTTTTGTGGGATGTTGTACGTTATCCGATGGATATTAGGAATGCTGTTTTAAATATAATGAATAAGGAAGAATTAATTTACATAGATATTGGTCCAATGGGCACATTGGGAAATTTTATAAAGTACAATATAGGTACTAAATACAAGTCACAAATTTTCAAAATTATTACGCCGTATAGTGATGACAACAAACAATTGGAGGATAAAACATTAAAAGTTTTAAAGGACAGGGATGTTTAA
- a CDS encoding TlpA disulfide reductase family protein: MNKKVTTIIWTIAAFAIIAAAYTFYTKNKSQNFVTPPQDTAPQSQSAQSSKIMAPNFTLKDIDGKTVKLSDYKGKIVILNFWAVWCKYCLIEMPDFNELDKQLAKDNNAVILAVDVQESAATVKEYLTSNNIGLKVLMDTDGAVSQTYGVSGFPTTFFINKDGSLFTYISGKTDKETILGYIGKMENTK; encoded by the coding sequence ATGAATAAGAAGGTCACAACTATTATATGGACTATAGCAGCATTTGCAATTATAGCAGCAGCTTACACCTTTTACACAAAGAATAAATCTCAGAATTTTGTAACACCGCCACAAGATACCGCTCCACAAAGCCAATCCGCCCAGAGCAGTAAAATTATGGCTCCGAATTTTACATTAAAGGACATTGATGGAAAAACCGTTAAACTCTCTGATTATAAAGGGAAAATTGTCATACTTAATTTTTGGGCAGTCTGGTGTAAATATTGCTTGATTGAAATGCCTGATTTTAATGAACTTGATAAACAATTAGCTAAAGACAATAATGCTGTAATTCTGGCAGTAGATGTTCAAGAATCCGCAGCTACTGTTAAGGAATATCTCACTTCAAATAATATTGGCCTTAAAGTTCTGATGGATACAGACGGTGCTGTTTCCCAGACCTATGGGGTTTCTGGATTTCCCACTACCTTTTTTATTAATAAGGATGGTTCTTTATTCACCTATATTTCAGGAAAAACGGATAAGGAAACAATATTGGGGTATATTGGTAAAATGGAAAACACCAAATAA
- a CDS encoding cytochrome c biogenesis CcdA family protein, which produces MLSPIYYFLTFTEGILTFISPCLLPMLPIYFIYLAGGNDQNIKPKSRLLINSIGFVIGFSLVFTVLGATATSLGHFLSNHRGLLEKVSGAVMIVFGLNFIGILKLSFINMEKRIDFKFKSLGFITSIIFGMVFAFGWSPCLSSFLGSALALASNSKTIFEGVFLLLCFSIGLGIPFIITSIIFERVKGAFKQIQKHSRTINIVSGALLIIAGILVFTGSFKYFNFFGL; this is translated from the coding sequence TTGCTGTCTCCCATATATTATTTTCTTACATTTACAGAAGGAATTCTAACATTTATTTCACCCTGCCTACTACCCATGCTTCCTATATATTTTATTTACCTTGCCGGTGGAAATGACCAAAATATTAAACCCAAAAGCAGATTGCTTATAAATTCTATTGGGTTTGTTATTGGATTTTCATTGGTATTTACTGTACTCGGTGCAACGGCCACTTCTTTGGGGCATTTTCTGTCCAATCACAGAGGCTTATTAGAAAAGGTAAGCGGTGCAGTAATGATTGTATTTGGTCTGAACTTTATAGGTATACTAAAATTAAGTTTTATAAACATGGAAAAAAGAATTGATTTTAAATTTAAAAGTCTTGGATTTATTACCTCAATAATATTCGGGATGGTTTTTGCTTTTGGTTGGTCCCCCTGCCTGAGTTCCTTTTTAGGCTCCGCACTTGCACTAGCCAGTAACTCAAAAACCATTTTTGAAGGAGTATTTTTACTTCTCTGTTTCTCCATCGGACTCGGTATTCCGTTTATAATTACTTCAATTATATTTGAGAGGGTAAAAGGAGCTTTCAAGCAAATACAGAAACATAGCAGAACTATAAATATTGTTTCAGGAGCACTTCTTATTATTGCAGGAATTTTAGTATTTACCGGCAGCTTTAAATATTTTAATTTCTTTGGTCTATAA
- a CDS encoding phosphatase PAP2 family protein, translating into MSGIKGILYVADLNTLLIFNNSIRCKALDIVMPRITHLGSATATISTCIMITIMGNGVVRKMGIQALFALALSHLFVHILKNSVCRLRPKDVLLNINTFNVSLDYYSFPSGHTTAAFAIATTIALNLPILAVICFPIALIIAISRLYLGVHYPSDVLAGMAIAILSSVILQIIINH; encoded by the coding sequence ATGAGTGGAATAAAAGGAATACTATACGTTGCAGATTTAAATACACTTTTAATCTTTAACAATTCAATTCGATGTAAAGCCCTGGATATAGTAATGCCAAGGATAACTCATTTAGGTAGTGCTACAGCCACAATTTCTACTTGCATAATGATTACCATAATGGGTAATGGAGTAGTCAGAAAGATGGGGATTCAGGCATTATTTGCCTTAGCGTTGAGTCACTTATTTGTACATATATTAAAGAATAGTGTTTGCCGATTGAGACCCAAGGATGTTTTATTAAATATTAATACTTTTAATGTATCATTGGACTATTATTCATTTCCCTCGGGCCACACAACTGCGGCTTTTGCTATTGCTACAACAATTGCATTAAACCTTCCCATATTGGCAGTAATTTGTTTTCCTATCGCTCTTATAATTGCTATTTCCAGACTCTATTTAGGTGTACATTATCCTTCAGACGTACTTGCAGGGATGGCAATTGCCATATTATCTTCGGTAATTTTACAGATAATAATTAACCACTAA